A window of Desulfovibrio litoralis DSM 11393 contains these coding sequences:
- the ldhH gene encoding L-lactate dehydrogenase (quinone) large subunit LdhH — MQTDIKNLKEYHKEIQESLDDQFLRKSMDNYAVAYRSARQALLQNVDIKEMIDDIIESKDKAIQDNAKLLKQFTEMAEKNGVKVHFAKNAKEANEIIAKIAKDNNCKTAIKSKSMTAEETLLNHALEEQGMKVTETDLGEWIIQLRKEGPSHMVMPAIHLSRYQVKDLFTNVTKKQQDSDIQKLVKVARRELREKFVGADMGISGANFAIAETGTIGLCTNEGNARLTTTLPKVHVALIGIEKLVPTLHEALQIVRILPKNATCQNITSYVTMITGANECATGPNGKKEMHIVFLDNGRSEMAKDPLFATVLRCVRCGACANVCPVYRLVGGHKMSYIYIGAIGLILTYFFNGADTAKNLVQNCINCEACKNVCAAGIDLPRVILEVRARILDETGHTFEGTLLNKVLKNRKLFHSLLRFAKWAQKPVTGGTPYLRHLPDLFMKGQGFKALPAIADKPFRDMWEEIRPQVKGTPSLKVAIFSGCVQDFVYPEQVKAAMEVIASKNVELFFPMDQTCCGLPVLTMGEKDAAFAVAEQNIKAFDDTQYDYIVTMCASCASHLKNNYPHICEKTKLAPKVNAFTSKVIDFSSLVHDVLGIKKESFNASSDTVAYHAPCHLCRGLDVHEAPRNMIKDSGASYVPTAEEEVCCGFGGSYSVKFPEISAANLERKLNQYEAAGATTLVTDCPGCVLQLRGGEVKRGNRIEVKHIAELLAKNLK, encoded by the coding sequence ATGCAGACAGATATAAAAAATTTAAAAGAATATCATAAAGAAATACAAGAATCTTTAGATGACCAGTTTTTAAGAAAAAGTATGGATAACTACGCCGTGGCTTATAGATCGGCTCGCCAGGCTCTTTTGCAAAACGTTGATATTAAAGAAATGATCGACGACATAATAGAATCAAAAGACAAAGCTATTCAAGACAACGCCAAATTACTTAAACAATTTACGGAAATGGCAGAAAAAAACGGCGTTAAAGTACACTTTGCTAAAAACGCTAAAGAAGCTAACGAGATTATTGCAAAAATAGCAAAAGACAATAATTGCAAAACGGCAATCAAATCTAAATCAATGACTGCCGAAGAAACTCTTTTAAACCACGCCCTTGAAGAACAAGGCATGAAAGTAACCGAAACAGACCTTGGCGAATGGATCATTCAATTAAGAAAAGAAGGTCCTTCCCACATGGTTATGCCGGCTATTCACCTTTCTCGTTACCAAGTTAAAGACTTATTTACCAACGTAACCAAAAAGCAACAAGATTCCGACATTCAAAAACTGGTTAAAGTCGCCAGACGTGAACTTAGAGAAAAGTTTGTCGGGGCAGATATGGGAATTTCGGGTGCAAACTTTGCAATCGCCGAAACAGGCACTATAGGTCTATGTACAAACGAAGGAAACGCTCGTTTAACCACAACCCTACCTAAAGTCCATGTTGCTTTGATCGGAATAGAAAAACTAGTTCCAACGCTGCATGAAGCCTTACAAATTGTAAGAATCTTGCCTAAAAACGCTACCTGCCAAAATATTACTTCTTATGTTACCATGATTACCGGAGCCAATGAGTGTGCAACCGGACCTAACGGTAAAAAAGAAATGCACATTGTATTTTTGGACAACGGTCGTTCAGAAATGGCAAAAGACCCTCTGTTTGCAACGGTATTGCGTTGTGTGCGTTGTGGTGCTTGCGCTAACGTTTGTCCGGTTTATCGATTGGTTGGCGGACACAAAATGAGCTATATTTATATTGGAGCGATAGGTTTAATTTTAACTTATTTCTTCAACGGAGCTGATACTGCTAAAAATTTGGTTCAAAACTGTATCAACTGTGAAGCTTGTAAAAATGTTTGTGCCGCCGGAATAGACCTTCCAAGAGTTATTCTTGAAGTTAGAGCCAGAATTTTAGACGAAACCGGTCATACCTTTGAAGGGACTTTATTAAATAAAGTATTAAAAAATCGTAAATTATTTCATTCATTATTGCGTTTTGCCAAATGGGCTCAAAAACCGGTTACCGGCGGAACTCCATATTTAAGACACTTGCCTGATTTATTTATGAAAGGTCAAGGTTTTAAAGCCCTTCCCGCTATCGCCGACAAACCGTTTCGTGATATGTGGGAAGAAATTCGCCCGCAAGTAAAAGGAACACCAAGCCTAAAGGTTGCTATCTTCTCAGGTTGTGTCCAAGACTTTGTTTATCCCGAACAAGTTAAAGCGGCAATGGAAGTTATCGCCAGCAAAAACGTAGAACTTTTCTTCCCAATGGATCAAACTTGTTGCGGTTTACCTGTTTTAACAATGGGTGAAAAAGATGCGGCTTTTGCTGTTGCCGAACAAAATATTAAAGCTTTTGACGATACGCAATATGATTATATCGTAACCATGTGTGCTTCTTGTGCCTCTCACTTGAAAAACAATTACCCACATATCTGTGAAAAAACCAAGTTAGCACCAAAAGTCAATGCTTTTACTTCAAAAGTAATAGATTTCAGCTCTCTGGTGCATGACGTACTCGGTATTAAAAAAGAAAGCTTTAACGCATCAAGCGATACCGTTGCCTACCACGCCCCTTGCCACCTTTGTCGTGGCTTAGACGTGCATGAAGCACCTCGAAACATGATAAAAGACAGCGGGGCAAGCTATGTTCCCACCGCTGAAGAAGAAGTTTGTTGCGGGTTTGGCGGAAGCTATTCCGTTAAATTCCCTGAGATATCCGCCGCCAACCTCGAGCGTAAACTCAACCAATATGAAGCCGCCGGTGCAACAACGCTTGTTACCGATTGTCCCGGTTGTGTTTTACAACTTAGAGGCGGAGAAGTAAAACGAGGTAATCGGATTGAAGTAAAACATATTGCCGAATTACTTGCAAAAAACTTGAAATAA
- a CDS encoding peptidylprolyl isomerase, with product MSNPVVLMETSSGDILIELFEDKAPETVKNFLSYVDEGFYSNTIFHRVIKNFMIQGGGYSMRLEEKTTKAPIKNEADNGEKNLTGTIAMARTAAPHSATAQFYINVADNAFLDHRSTADSEYGYCVFGKVIDGIDNVNKIQKLKTKPQGMHDDVPTESVLITNVSRFEV from the coding sequence ATGTCTAACCCCGTAGTATTAATGGAAACCAGCTCAGGCGACATATTAATTGAACTCTTTGAAGACAAAGCCCCGGAAACCGTAAAAAACTTTTTATCTTATGTGGACGAAGGCTTTTACAGCAATACAATTTTTCACCGTGTAATCAAAAACTTTATGATTCAAGGTGGCGGTTATTCCATGCGTCTTGAAGAAAAAACCACAAAAGCTCCAATAAAAAACGAAGCCGATAACGGTGAAAAAAATCTTACCGGAACAATTGCCATGGCAAGAACCGCCGCACCTCACAGTGCAACCGCTCAATTTTACATCAATGTCGCCGATAATGCCTTTTTAGATCATCGTAGCACGGCAGATTCAGAATATGGTTATTGTGTATTCGGAAAAGTAATTGACGGAATAGATAATGTGAACAAAATTCAAAAATTAAAAACAAAACCACAAGGTATGCATGATGATGTTCCGACGGAATCTGTGCTTATCACCAATGTTTCACGTTTTGAAGTTTAA
- a CDS encoding LutC/YkgG family protein, translating into MTKTKIEKVALFKEKATAVNATVTEAANIDAALAYAMDVCHKKEACQLLLSGCEHELSEKAQNSCDVASQNVKIIAGVNLPQDIYEKLQQTGSENNFNVINNGLRKHLSGFDITVSLGNMAIAETGSIVCDYSSEDERIATMLCEIHIVLLPKSNIYADSFELEPELTKLMKEGPRYISFISGPSRTADIERVLAIGVHGPLEVHIILLED; encoded by the coding sequence ATGACAAAAACAAAAATAGAAAAAGTCGCTTTATTTAAAGAAAAAGCCACAGCAGTTAACGCCACAGTAACTGAAGCCGCCAATATAGATGCCGCTTTGGCTTATGCAATGGACGTATGCCACAAAAAAGAAGCCTGTCAGTTATTACTTTCGGGTTGTGAACATGAACTTTCAGAAAAAGCTCAAAATTCTTGTGATGTTGCGTCTCAAAATGTTAAAATAATTGCCGGAGTTAACCTACCTCAAGATATTTATGAAAAACTTCAACAAACAGGCAGTGAAAATAACTTCAACGTAATTAACAATGGCTTAAGAAAACATCTTAGCGGTTTTGATATAACAGTAAGCTTGGGCAATATGGCAATAGCCGAAACAGGTTCAATAGTCTGTGATTATTCAAGCGAAGATGAAAGAATAGCCACTATGCTCTGTGAAATTCATATTGTCTTGTTACCAAAGTCTAATATTTACGCTGATTCTTTTGAACTCGAACCTGAACTAACTAAACTGATGAAAGAGGGTCCTCGCTACATCAGCTTTATCTCAGGGCCAAGTCGCACGGCTGATATAGAAAGAGTTTTGGCAATCGGCGTTCACGGACCACTTGAAGTTCACATTATTTTATTGGAGGACTAA
- the folD gene encoding bifunctional methylenetetrahydrofolate dehydrogenase/methenyltetrahydrofolate cyclohydrolase FolD: MILLDGKGTAATLRMGLAVEVQNLSRQIARTPGLAVVLVGNDPASQVYVRAKEKAALEAGLNSMVYRLEIETSQKELEALIDKLNADDNVDGILLQLPLPGHLDSQACLERILPEKDVDGFHPINMGRLALGLPGLRPCTPSGSLRLLAHYGLNPAGKKAVVVGRSNIVGKPLAMMLAAPTINATVTVCHSGTKDLGAECREADFLFLALGKPRFIKKDMIKEGAVVIDIGINRTTSGLCGDCDFEDVKDKVSAITPVPGGIGPMTIAELLFSTIQACKWRNQL, translated from the coding sequence ATGATTTTGTTAGACGGTAAAGGAACAGCCGCAACTTTACGCATGGGTTTGGCAGTAGAAGTTCAAAATTTATCTCGCCAAATTGCACGCACCCCCGGGTTGGCGGTTGTACTAGTTGGTAATGACCCGGCTTCTCAGGTTTATGTTAGAGCGAAAGAAAAAGCCGCACTCGAGGCGGGTTTAAATTCTATGGTTTATCGTTTGGAAATTGAAACAAGCCAAAAAGAGCTTGAGGCTCTGATTGACAAGTTAAATGCCGATGATAATGTTGATGGAATTTTATTGCAACTTCCACTCCCCGGTCATTTAGATTCTCAGGCTTGCCTTGAACGTATCTTGCCTGAAAAAGATGTTGACGGTTTTCACCCGATCAATATGGGGCGTTTGGCTTTGGGTTTACCCGGTTTACGTCCCTGTACTCCGTCCGGTTCTTTGCGTTTATTGGCTCATTATGGTCTTAACCCTGCGGGTAAGAAGGCTGTTGTAGTCGGACGCAGTAATATTGTCGGAAAACCATTGGCAATGATGTTGGCGGCTCCGACAATTAACGCAACCGTAACGGTTTGTCATAGTGGAACAAAAGACCTTGGGGCTGAGTGTCGTGAAGCTGATTTTTTATTTTTGGCACTTGGTAAACCACGCTTTATTAAAAAAGATATGATCAAAGAAGGTGCGGTAGTTATAGATATTGGAATTAATCGTACAACCTCGGGGCTTTGTGGCGATTGTGATTTTGAAGATGTAAAAGATAAGGTGAGTGCGATTACTCCCGTTCCCGGCGGAATAGGTCCAATGACGATTGCCGAACTTTTGTTTAGTACAATTCAAGCTTGTAAATGGCGTAATCAATTATAA
- the dut gene encoding dUTP diphosphatase → MNSQKIKIKFFRDAKKLYNVFTNESACYNNFYATDQAVGLDLRACLEDQKSLIIKKGERKKIAVGLAFEPIAENIAAFIYSRSGLGAKEGLCVAQGVGIIDPDYRGEIFIYILNTSEKDKEILHGERIAQAVFQPFIRPSFEEVNELSLSQRDSGGFGHSGRF, encoded by the coding sequence ATGAACAGTCAAAAAATAAAAATAAAGTTTTTTAGAGATGCCAAAAAACTATATAACGTTTTTACAAATGAATCAGCCTGTTACAATAACTTTTATGCAACAGACCAAGCCGTTGGTTTAGATTTAAGAGCCTGTTTAGAAGATCAAAAATCATTAATAATAAAAAAAGGTGAACGAAAAAAAATAGCTGTTGGTCTAGCGTTTGAACCAATCGCTGAAAATATTGCCGCCTTTATTTATTCACGTAGTGGTCTTGGGGCAAAAGAAGGGCTTTGTGTCGCCCAAGGGGTCGGAATCATAGACCCGGATTATAGGGGAGAAATTTTTATCTATATTTTAAACACAAGCGAAAAAGACAAAGAAATTTTACACGGAGAAAGAATCGCTCAAGCGGTCTTTCAGCCATTTATTCGTCCAAGCTTTGAAGAAGTTAACGAGCTTTCGCTAAGTCAAAGAGACAGCGGCGGGTTTGGACACAGCGGACGCTTTTAA
- the rsmI gene encoding 16S rRNA (cytidine(1402)-2'-O)-methyltransferase yields MLWIVATPLGNPADLSFRAKETLTQADLILAEDTRRAGLICQRCGVVPKAFLSFHEHNEVERQEQILNELKQGKNLALISDAGTPLMADPGYRLVRACRQEGLEVSPIPGASAPIVALSASGLPPQPFTFFGFLPRKQSEKEKIFQQFVSFKSTLVFFERKDRVKESLELAFKVLGKREFCIARELTKTYEEFILSTLDKWEDLSEELLGELTIIIAPSGSSGTAERTDLETLKKLVEKGLTQQLKVKELAKLLKTQTEGWSLKELYAFIEAQK; encoded by the coding sequence ATGTTATGGATAGTTGCAACGCCGCTTGGCAACCCCGCTGATCTTTCCTTTAGAGCCAAAGAAACTCTGACTCAAGCCGATTTAATCTTAGCCGAAGATACACGCAGAGCCGGGCTGATTTGTCAACGTTGTGGTGTTGTTCCCAAGGCTTTTTTAAGTTTTCATGAACACAACGAAGTGGAAAGACAGGAACAAATTTTAAACGAGCTTAAACAAGGTAAAAATTTGGCGTTGATTTCCGATGCGGGAACTCCGCTTATGGCTGACCCCGGCTATCGTCTTGTGCGGGCTTGTCGTCAAGAGGGGCTTGAGGTTTCTCCGATTCCCGGGGCTTCTGCTCCGATTGTGGCGTTGTCGGCGAGCGGTTTACCGCCTCAGCCTTTTACTTTTTTTGGTTTTTTACCTCGTAAGCAATCTGAAAAAGAAAAGATATTTCAACAGTTTGTTAGCTTTAAAAGCACGCTTGTTTTTTTTGAACGTAAAGACAGAGTTAAAGAAAGTTTAGAGTTGGCGTTTAAAGTTTTGGGAAAGCGTGAGTTTTGTATTGCGAGGGAACTTACTAAAACTTATGAAGAGTTTATTTTGTCTACTTTGGATAAGTGGGAAGATTTGTCCGAAGAACTTTTAGGAGAGTTAACAATTATTATTGCACCAAGTGGCAGTAGTGGAACGGCAGAACGCACAGACCTTGAAACTTTAAAAAAGTTGGTGGAAAAAGGACTTACTCAACAGCTAAAAGTAAAAGAATTGGCAAAACTTCTCAAAACCCAAACCGAAGGTTGGAGTTTAAAAGAACTTTATGCCTTTATTGAAGCTCAAAAGTAA
- a CDS encoding DRTGG domain-containing protein, whose product MQSLYIASTTTKTGKNLITLALGVILQRQGTKLGYFKPIGDIPTLTDEKLGDSDALLTQEVLGQNINADILSPVVISSNLRATPFGLDSKTTQEKIQKAYQEIAKDNDMTLVEGYGSFPASGFFCGSDAISLVNSLNLKVILVEKVGQTPNYDAILYAKYLLKDSLIGVILNDLKENVYRDTNELLIPFLNKRGINILGCVPHEPELASIKATELVKGLKGQLVAGNANMASKVKGFLIGTMQVDNFMSHLAKQNNIAVIAGGDRTDIQIMALQGNCSCLVLTGNMTPSELVRTKADKTGIPIIVVKEDTYTVARNMERILKGQKLEDLNKIKIAVDLIMQHVDIDKISKHLAM is encoded by the coding sequence ATGCAAAGTCTCTATATCGCCTCAACAACCACCAAAACGGGAAAAAATTTAATTACCCTTGCCCTTGGAGTAATCTTACAGCGTCAAGGAACAAAACTCGGATATTTTAAACCAATCGGCGATATCCCAACCCTCACAGACGAAAAACTTGGCGATAGCGATGCCCTTTTAACCCAAGAGGTTTTAGGACAAAACATTAATGCCGATATTTTAAGTCCTGTGGTGATTTCATCAAATTTAAGAGCCACTCCTTTTGGACTTGACTCTAAAACAACTCAAGAAAAAATTCAAAAAGCTTATCAAGAAATCGCTAAAGATAACGACATGACCTTGGTTGAAGGTTACGGAAGCTTTCCCGCCTCCGGCTTTTTTTGTGGGTCAGATGCGATTTCTTTGGTTAATTCACTAAATCTGAAAGTTATTTTAGTAGAAAAAGTAGGGCAAACTCCAAACTATGATGCGATCTTATATGCCAAATATCTTTTAAAAGATTCGCTGATCGGGGTTATTTTAAACGACCTTAAAGAAAATGTTTACAGAGACACAAACGAACTTTTAATCCCTTTTTTAAACAAAAGAGGAATTAATATCTTAGGTTGTGTTCCCCACGAACCCGAACTCGCCTCAATAAAAGCAACAGAACTTGTTAAAGGCTTAAAAGGTCAACTTGTGGCCGGTAATGCCAATATGGCAAGTAAAGTAAAAGGCTTTTTAATCGGAACAATGCAAGTAGACAACTTTATGTCTCACCTTGCAAAACAAAACAATATTGCCGTTATTGCCGGCGGAGACAGAACCGATATACAAATTATGGCACTGCAAGGGAACTGCTCTTGTTTGGTTTTAACGGGTAATATGACTCCATCAGAACTCGTCAGAACCAAAGCCGATAAAACAGGAATTCCAATTATTGTAGTGAAAGAAGATACTTATACAGTCGCACGCAATATGGAAAGAATTCTAAAAGGACAAAAACTGGAAGATTTGAATAAAATAAAAATAGCCGTAGATTTAATTATGCAACATGTAGATATAGATAAAATAAGTAAACATCTTGCCATGTAA
- the eno gene encoding phosphopyruvate hydratase, with the protein MSTIVSVWSREILDSRGNPTVEVEVGLDSGIIGRAAVPSGASTGTREALELRDGDKSRYKGKGVLRAVDNVNGEIAENLVGLDALKQVSIDMTMIDLDGTDNKERLGANAMLGVSMATARAAATFLGLPLYQYLGGLNAKILPVPLMNIINGGAHAPNNLDIQEFMIMPMGAYTFQDALRMGAEIFHTLKVILATDGHVTSVGDEGGFAPNLKSHDVAFKYVIKAIEEAGYRPGDEVALAVDCAASEFYKNGKYVLAGENKTLSSAEMVDYLSEFTAKYPLISIEDGLAEGDWDGWGRLTMELGDRIQLVGDDIFVTNPSILAEGIERGIGNSILIKLNQIGTVTETLDTIEMAKQAAYSTVISHRSGETEDSFIADLAVGVNAGQIKTGSLCRSDRLAKYNQLLRIEEELEDTASYYGPIMGSHFGFDSDNE; encoded by the coding sequence ATGAGTACTATCGTTTCTGTTTGGAGTAGAGAGATTCTTGACTCTCGCGGTAATCCAACGGTTGAAGTTGAGGTTGGTCTTGATTCCGGCATTATCGGCAGGGCCGCTGTTCCTTCCGGTGCTTCTACCGGAACTCGCGAAGCTTTAGAATTAAGAGACGGTGATAAATCTCGTTATAAAGGAAAAGGCGTTTTGCGTGCGGTTGATAATGTTAATGGTGAAATAGCCGAAAACTTAGTCGGTCTTGACGCCCTTAAACAAGTCAGCATCGATATGACCATGATCGACCTTGACGGTACTGATAACAAAGAAAGACTTGGTGCAAACGCCATGCTCGGTGTTTCTATGGCGACGGCTCGTGCGGCGGCAACTTTTCTTGGACTTCCGTTATATCAATATCTTGGCGGGTTAAACGCTAAAATTTTACCCGTTCCTTTAATGAATATTATCAATGGTGGAGCGCATGCTCCAAATAATCTTGATATTCAAGAGTTTATGATTATGCCTATGGGTGCATATACTTTCCAAGATGCTTTGCGTATGGGTGCTGAAATTTTCCATACACTTAAAGTGATCTTAGCCACCGATGGTCATGTTACCAGCGTCGGAGACGAAGGTGGTTTTGCTCCTAACTTAAAGAGCCATGATGTTGCTTTTAAATATGTTATTAAAGCTATCGAAGAAGCCGGCTATCGCCCCGGAGACGAAGTCGCTTTGGCGGTTGATTGTGCTGCTTCTGAGTTTTATAAAAATGGAAAATATGTATTGGCGGGCGAAAACAAAACTTTAAGTTCTGCTGAAATGGTTGATTATCTCTCTGAATTTACCGCTAAATATCCTTTAATCTCAATCGAAGACGGTTTGGCAGAAGGCGACTGGGACGGTTGGGGACGTTTAACCATGGAACTTGGCGATAGAATACAACTGGTTGGTGATGATATTTTTGTAACCAATCCGAGTATTTTGGCTGAGGGAATAGAAAGAGGAATCGGAAACTCGATTTTAATTAAATTAAACCAAATCGGAACGGTTACGGAAACTCTTGATACTATTGAAATGGCTAAACAAGCAGCTTATTCAACAGTTATTTCTCACCGCTCCGGCGAAACAGAAGACAGCTTTATCGCTGATTTAGCTGTTGGTGTAAACGCAGGACAAATCAAAACCGGTTCTTTATGCCGTAGCGACCGCTTAGCTAAATATAACCAGCTTTTACGCATTGAAGAAGAGCTTGAAGATACGGCTTCTTATTATGGTCCTATTATGGGGTCTCACTTTGGTTTTGACAGCGATAACGAATAA
- the glgP gene encoding alpha-glucan family phosphorylase — MKPIKIINVIPLLPTELEPIWHLAYNHWFTWNHNIETLFAQIDPLLWNQSYKNPVWFLNHVSQTRLKELANDTLFKERLNEAVEQLRLYTSKPSPHNFEDVKSGDPVIAYFSLEFGVSQCLPIYSGGLGILAGDHLKSASDLNVPLIGMGLAYQQGYFRQYMNIEGWQQERYPNYDFDQMPMRHVLDQDGNICKVHLNIGDRPLVASIWVTEVGRISLYLLDTNLPENPPEFRPITSRLYFGDNEMRLWQEMLLGIGGIKALKVIGVDPKVIHMNEGHSAFAGLERVREFMKGHNLSFEAAVEVAASGSIFTTHTPVPAGNDRFPPDLMQKYFEGYARDMGLAFKVFMALGRENPHDDAEHFCMPVLALRLSRFNNGVSTLHGHVSRNMWKQVWNQFPVDDMPIGSVTNGIHAPTWVSSDIGTLFDRYLGLNWREEPDTHKVWSQSNNISDSELWRTHERLRARLVDFARERLQKQLIAQGASSDEIRGAEDVLNPDALTIGFARRFATYKRATLLLQDKEALLRIVSNKERPVQFIFAGKAHPQDNGGKKLMQDVIALCRTPEFRGKLVFLEDYDMEIASYLVSGCDIWLNNPRRPLEACGTSGMKAMFNGVLQFSTLDGWWDEAWKDDNSVGWAIGGRDDYDDPDYQDCVEIKTLYNMLENEIISTFYERGRGGLPRSWVQKMKLAFKELCGQYSSHRMVNDYLKDAYMPAYKNFNSLCKEDYRAARELAEWRTSIMTQWGNVNITDVTVNGENSMFIGDPIKVEAKVFMGNLDSNQLLVEVCSGTLSQNGDFVERKIVEMKPVTDRQEGGWRLYQGEIEPKEAGRYGVTVRAMPHHALLSDARFLGLIRWAQS, encoded by the coding sequence ATGAAACCTATTAAAATTATTAACGTTATTCCGTTATTGCCCACAGAGTTAGAACCTATCTGGCACTTGGCATATAACCATTGGTTTACTTGGAATCATAATATCGAGACTTTATTTGCTCAGATTGACCCCCTTTTGTGGAATCAAAGCTATAAAAATCCGGTTTGGTTTTTAAATCATGTTTCTCAAACCAGGCTTAAAGAATTGGCAAACGATACTTTATTTAAAGAGCGTTTAAATGAAGCGGTTGAACAACTTCGCCTTTATACCTCAAAGCCCTCTCCGCATAATTTTGAAGACGTAAAAAGCGGTGATCCCGTTATTGCATATTTTAGCTTGGAGTTTGGGGTAAGCCAGTGTTTACCTATTTATTCAGGTGGGCTTGGAATTCTTGCCGGCGATCACCTTAAAAGTGCAAGCGACCTTAATGTTCCACTTATCGGTATGGGACTTGCCTATCAACAGGGATATTTTCGCCAATATATGAACATAGAAGGTTGGCAACAAGAGCGTTATCCCAACTATGATTTTGACCAAATGCCAATGCGTCATGTGCTTGATCAAGACGGAAATATTTGTAAAGTTCACTTAAATATAGGCGACCGCCCTTTGGTAGCATCTATCTGGGTAACCGAAGTAGGGCGAATTTCGCTGTATTTATTAGACACAAATCTTCCGGAAAACCCTCCTGAATTTCGTCCTATTACCTCTCGCTTGTATTTTGGCGATAATGAAATGCGTTTATGGCAGGAAATGCTCCTTGGTATTGGCGGTATAAAAGCTTTAAAAGTAATTGGCGTAGACCCTAAGGTTATTCATATGAACGAAGGGCACTCCGCTTTTGCCGGGCTTGAACGAGTAAGAGAGTTTATGAAAGGACATAATCTTAGCTTTGAAGCGGCGGTTGAGGTCGCGGCTTCCGGCTCTATCTTTACGACTCATACTCCCGTGCCTGCCGGAAATGATCGCTTCCCGCCTGATTTAATGCAAAAATATTTTGAAGGTTATGCACGGGATATGGGGCTTGCCTTTAAGGTCTTTATGGCTTTGGGGCGTGAAAATCCGCATGATGATGCCGAACATTTTTGTATGCCGGTTTTGGCTTTGCGTTTGTCTCGTTTTAATAACGGAGTTTCCACTTTGCATGGGCATGTTTCACGGAATATGTGGAAACAAGTTTGGAATCAGTTCCCTGTCGACGATATGCCGATTGGTTCGGTAACAAACGGAATTCACGCTCCGACTTGGGTTTCTTCTGATATTGGAACTCTTTTTGACCGTTACCTTGGTTTAAACTGGCGAGAAGAACCCGATACTCATAAAGTTTGGTCGCAATCAAATAATATTTCCGATTCTGAATTATGGCGAACTCATGAACGTTTAAGGGCTCGTTTGGTTGATTTTGCCAGAGAGCGTTTACAAAAACAATTGATTGCACAAGGGGCATCAAGTGATGAAATCAGAGGGGCAGAAGATGTTCTTAACCCTGATGCTTTAACTATTGGTTTTGCTCGTCGTTTTGCTACCTATAAAAGAGCAACATTGCTCTTGCAAGATAAAGAGGCGTTGTTGCGTATAGTCAGCAATAAAGAACGCCCAGTGCAATTTATTTTTGCCGGTAAGGCACACCCGCAGGACAACGGCGGTAAAAAACTTATGCAAGATGTTATTGCCCTTTGTCGTACTCCTGAATTTCGTGGAAAATTAGTGTTTTTAGAAGATTATGATATGGAAATAGCTTCGTATCTTGTTTCAGGTTGTGATATTTGGCTTAATAACCCTCGCCGTCCGCTTGAAGCTTGTGGAACAAGCGGTATGAAAGCTATGTTTAACGGCGTGTTGCAATTTAGCACGCTTGACGGTTGGTGGGACGAAGCTTGGAAAGATGATAATAGCGTAGGTTGGGCAATCGGAGGGCGAGATGATTATGATGACCCTGATTATCAAGATTGTGTAGAAATCAAAACTTTATACAATATGCTTGAAAACGAAATTATCTCAACCTTTTACGAACGAGGGCGAGGCGGTTTACCACGCTCTTGGGTGCAAAAGATGAAACTTGCCTTTAAAGAGCTTTGTGGACAATATAGTTCACACCGTATGGTAAACGACTATTTAAAAGATGCTTATATGCCGGCATATAAGAACTTTAACAGCCTTTGTAAAGAAGATTATCGTGCGGCAAGAGAGTTGGCGGAGTGGCGTACTTCGATTATGACCCAGTGGGGCAATGTTAATATCACAGACGTAACCGTGAATGGCGAAAATTCTATGTTTATCGGCGACCCAATAAAAGTTGAAGCCAAAGTATTTATGGGCAATTTAGACTCAAACCAATTGTTGGTTGAAGTTTGTTCGGGAACTTTAAGCCAAAACGGTGATTTTGTAGAGCGTAAGATTGTAGAAATGAAACCGGTTACAGATAGACAAGAAGGCGGTTGGAGATTATATCAAGGCGAGATAGAGCCGAAAGAAGCCGGACGCTACGGTGTAACGGTAAGGGCAATGCCGCATCACGCCTTACTTTCTGATGCACGCTTTTTGGGTTTAATTCGTTGGGCTCAGTCTTAA